CAACGGGGAGTTTTTATCAGGCGGCGATTCGAGCAATCGGGCGATGTTGGTCGAGAAGCCGACCACGACCATGACGACCGAACCGTCCGCTTCGGCGGCGAGCGCTTGTCGCAGCACGGCAACCGCCTCGGGCGCATCGGCCCCGCTTTGCAGATCATGCGGAAAGCGAATCTTGGGCCCGTCGCGAGCCTCGACGGGGCCACGTAGGTATTTGCCTTCTTCGGGAGTTTTGCCACCACGCACGACACCAATGGGAATGTCCCCCCGGCCATAGAATGTGTTGACCAGGTCGATGTAGGGGGCGCACAAGGGATGGTCCTTGCTGATCGTTACGGCCACTAAACGGCATTCGCCACGATTGGCCAAAGCGTGAATCACCCCCAGCGCCAGTGCGTCATCGATGTCGTTACCGATGTCGGTATCGAAAATGATCGGTACCGGAGGAGATTTCCCAGCCTTCGCTTCACCTTCGGCGGCCGTCAACGTGCCGGTCAACAACAGCGCCGCGCAAAATCCGACGAGACCGATTTTCATTACGTTTTTTCCTTCGAGAGCAATCCGTTCACGACCAGGGCGACCAGTAGGACCAATCCCATGAGCAGCGGTCGCGCTAGGTCGTTGATCCAGACGACTTGATTCAGACCGACTTTTAACACGCTGAAGGTCAGCACGCCGATCACGGTGCGCCCCATTCCGCCCGAGCCACCGAACAGGCTGGTTCCACCCAGCACAACGCAGGCCACGGCGCTCAGCAGCAGGTCGGCATTTTGATCCAGACTGACGCTGTTGAGCCGTCCGGCGTTAACCAATCCGCCCAATCCGGCGGTCACAGCCGAGATAGCCAGGCATGCGATGACGATCCGCCCGGTGCGCACTCCCGCCAGCCGCGCAGCTTCGCGATTGCCACCGGTCATGTAAACGTATCGGCCGAAACGGGTATGCCGCAGAACGACGTGGCCAATCAGAAAAACCGCCGCGGCCAACAAGGCGCTATAAGGGAGCTCGAATCGGTCGGTGAGCTCGATGCCCCGATTGCCGATCGTTTTCAAGATCGGCGGCACCGCCAGTTTCTCGCTTTTGGTTAGCCACCGCGACATGCCGTCGGCGATATTCATCATGGCTAGCGAAATGATGAAGCTGGGAAGCCTGGACCAAACGGTGAGCATGCCCGAGGCGAGCCCCAGCAGCAAGCTCGTTAAAAGTGGCACAGCAATCACGAGCGCCACGATGCCGGCGGAAACCTCCGCAGCCCCTGAGTGGCCCGCGGCAAACGGCCGCTCATACAGCCAACCACACAGGCAAGCCGTCCACAGGGCGACCATCCCGACGGCCAAATCGATTTCGGCACAGAGTAGAACGTACGTCAGCCCCACCGAGACGATGGCCAGCACCGAACCCTGTTTGAATATTTGCACCAGCGTCGCTGGCTTGAGAAATGTACCGGCGGGTGTCGCCAGCGCGAAAAACAGTATGAGCACCGCCAGGCTTGCCATGGGGGCGATCGCCTGCGGCTCGATCCGACGGAGCAGCCGGGCAATTACGGAATTGGGTTGTTCAGGAGAATTCGTCATGCGTGCCTTGGACCGGCCTGGCCTCGCCCGGATACAGTGAACTTGGTTCGCGATTCTTTCGACGTAAGTCCTAAGCCCAACGCAATAGAGATTCTTTGTCGACACTTACGCCGCACAGTTCCTTTGAGATTCGACCACGGCTCATGACCAGAATCCGATCAGCGTGGGCCAGGACGATTTCCGGCTCGGTGGACGCCAACACGACAGCGGCGCCGGCGTGCTTTTGCTCGGCCACGAGCTGCATGATCTCTTCTTTTGCACCCACGTCCATGCCGCGCGTCGGTTCGTCGAGCAAGAGAACGCTGAGTGGGCCTAGCAGCCACTTCGCGAGCACGACTTTTTGCTGATTACCCCCGGAGAGGTTGCGCGCTCGCAACCCGGGAGCATTGGGGCGGCAACCCACGCGATTCAGTATGCGGCTAGCAATTTCCAGTTCGCGCGACTGGGTCAGCCAGTTGCCA
This portion of the Pirellulales bacterium genome encodes:
- a CDS encoding nucleoside hydrolase, producing the protein MKIGLVGFCAALLLTGTLTAAEGEAKAGKSPPVPIIFDTDIGNDIDDALALGVIHALANRGECRLVAVTISKDHPLCAPYIDLVNTFYGRGDIPIGVVRGGKTPEEGKYLRGPVEARDGPKIRFPHDLQSGADAPEAVAVLRQALAAEADGSVVMVVVGFSTNIARLLESPPDKNSPLSGKDLVAKKCRLLSIMAGNFGPKPGPEYNVFIDVPAARQVYANWPTDIVASGFEIGLAIKYPAVSIERDFAYVPHHPLPEAYVLYQKMPYDRETWDLTSVLYAVRADRGYFAISEPGTITVDEKNVTQFAPAATGKHRYLKVDAEQIARVREALVILASEPPQR
- a CDS encoding ABC transporter permease — translated: MTNSPEQPNSVIARLLRRIEPQAIAPMASLAVLILFFALATPAGTFLKPATLVQIFKQGSVLAIVSVGLTYVLLCAEIDLAVGMVALWTACLCGWLYERPFAAGHSGAAEVSAGIVALVIAVPLLTSLLLGLASGMLTVWSRLPSFIISLAMMNIADGMSRWLTKSEKLAVPPILKTIGNRGIELTDRFELPYSALLAAAVFLIGHVVLRHTRFGRYVYMTGGNREAARLAGVRTGRIVIACLAISAVTAGLGGLVNAGRLNSVSLDQNADLLLSAVACVVLGGTSLFGGSGGMGRTVIGVLTFSVLKVGLNQVVWINDLARPLLMGLVLLVALVVNGLLSKEKT